In the Thiomicrorhabdus sp. genome, one interval contains:
- a CDS encoding NADP(H)-dependent aldo-keto reductase, giving the protein MFYSTLGHTDIKVSRICLGTMTWGEQNTFEDACTQMDYALDQGVNFWDTAELYPVPPKAETYASTESIIGRWFAKTGRRNDVVLASKIAGPGEFVSHIRGGATRFNAKVIEEALNASLQRLRTDYLDLYQLHWPERETNFFGKLGFQQPASVPEDLTPFAETLEALSQQVKAGKIRTIGLSNETAWGTMNFLHLAKTMGLEKIVTVQNPYNLLNRSYEVGLAEVAYREKVGLLAYSPLAFGVLAGKYLDGQRPDKARITLFPRFDRYFNPQADAATRAYVELARQHGLSPVQMALSYVNSRPFVTANIIGATTREQLRENIDSIHVVLNDEVLEGIGQIHQRYTYPAP; this is encoded by the coding sequence ATAAAAGTGAGTCGCATCTGTCTTGGAACCATGACCTGGGGCGAACAGAACACCTTTGAGGATGCCTGTACCCAGATGGATTATGCGTTGGATCAAGGCGTGAATTTTTGGGATACGGCGGAACTTTACCCGGTTCCGCCAAAGGCGGAAACCTATGCTTCGACGGAAAGCATTATCGGCCGCTGGTTTGCGAAAACAGGTCGTCGAAACGATGTCGTTCTGGCCTCGAAAATTGCCGGGCCCGGAGAGTTTGTCTCGCACATTCGCGGTGGAGCCACCCGCTTTAACGCAAAAGTCATTGAAGAAGCTTTAAACGCCTCTTTGCAGCGTTTACGGACGGATTACCTTGATCTGTACCAGCTGCACTGGCCGGAAAGAGAAACCAATTTTTTCGGAAAACTCGGTTTTCAACAGCCGGCAAGTGTGCCGGAGGATTTAACCCCGTTCGCCGAAACGCTGGAAGCCTTGTCCCAACAGGTTAAAGCGGGAAAAATCCGTACCATCGGTTTGTCGAATGAAACGGCATGGGGAACCATGAATTTTCTGCATTTGGCAAAAACCATGGGGTTGGAAAAAATTGTGACGGTACAGAACCCCTATAATTTGCTGAATCGCAGCTATGAGGTTGGGCTGGCGGAAGTTGCATATCGGGAGAAAGTGGGGCTTCTGGCGTATTCTCCGCTTGCTTTTGGCGTTCTGGCAGGTAAATACCTGGACGGACAAAGACCGGACAAGGCGCGAATCACGCTGTTTCCGCGTTTTGACCGTTATTTCAACCCCCAGGCCGATGCCGCAACCCGGGCTTATGTCGAATTGGCGCGGCAGCACGGCTTATCTCCAGTGCAGATGGCATTGAGTTATGTCAATTCGCGTCCGTTTGTGACGGCGAATATTATCGGGGCAACAACGCGGGAACAATTACGTGAAAACATCGATTCGATTCATGTGGTTTTGAACGATGAGGTTCTTGAAGGAATCGGGCAAATTCATCAACGCTATACCTATCCTGCACCGTAA
- the pstB gene encoding phosphate ABC transporter ATP-binding protein PstB gives MSMVDDKVMDTLTHQGDFIATPYEPKGPVVIDCDVKNIYYGDFRAVRDSKIPIEKNKVTGFIGPSGCGKSTVLRSMNRMNDLVESFRFDGKVQYHNHDIYDAKVDPVIVRRYIGMVFQLPNPFSMSIYDNVAFGLRLNNYKGDEEEMVVKALKRAAIWNDVKDKLKNSGLSLSGGQQQRLCIARAIATEPDVLLMDEPASALDPIATRQIEELMVELKEDYTVALVTHNMQQATRVADVTAFMGVDISKGGRTGYLVEMNETQKVFEDPEQELTKEYVRGEFS, from the coding sequence ATGAGTATGGTGGATGATAAAGTTATGGACACTCTGACACACCAGGGCGATTTCATCGCAACCCCTTATGAGCCTAAAGGCCCTGTCGTTATCGACTGTGATGTAAAAAACATCTATTACGGCGATTTCAGAGCGGTTAGAGACTCCAAGATTCCAATTGAGAAAAACAAAGTTACCGGCTTCATCGGTCCTTCCGGGTGTGGTAAAAGTACCGTCCTGAGAAGCATGAACCGCATGAATGACCTGGTTGAATCCTTCCGTTTTGACGGTAAGGTTCAATACCATAATCACGATATCTATGACGCAAAAGTGGATCCTGTGATCGTACGACGTTATATCGGTATGGTATTCCAGCTGCCGAACCCTTTCTCCATGAGCATCTATGACAATGTGGCGTTCGGTCTGCGACTGAACAACTACAAAGGTGATGAAGAAGAGATGGTGGTCAAAGCGCTGAAACGCGCCGCTATCTGGAATGATGTAAAAGACAAGTTGAAAAACAGCGGTTTGTCTTTGTCGGGCGGTCAGCAGCAGCGTTTGTGTATCGCTCGCGCAATTGCAACCGAGCCGGATGTCTTACTGATGGATGAACCGGCCTCTGCGCTTGATCCGATCGCGACTCGTCAGATTGAAGAGTTGATGGTGGAACTCAAAGAGGACTATACCGTTGCACTGGTGACACACAACATGCAACAGGCAACCCGTGTTGCAGACGTAACGGCCTTTATGGGTGTCGACATTTCCAAAGGCGGCCGCACAGGCTATCTGGTAGAAATGAACGAGACTCAAAAAGTCTTTGAAGACCCAGAACAGGAACTGACCAAAGAATACGTCCGAGGCGAATTCAGTTAA